A part of Sebastes umbrosus isolate fSebUmb1 chromosome 21, fSebUmb1.pri, whole genome shotgun sequence genomic DNA contains:
- the LOC119480674 gene encoding serine/threonine-protein kinase H1-like, with protein MGCGNSKVLPEASKKGYVSVVQSLVAFSKAHDDEPKKRAKKQRGLWFPTGVKNLQPASNSQQQILRDGRRQGTKYKDKFDPRVTARYDIKALIGRGSFSRVVRVEHRATRQPFAIKMMEVEAPEGREVCASELAVLQRVSHSHVIQLIEVFQFPRRVYMVLELATGGELLDRVVSRGHFTERDATQALRMVLAGVGHLHNLGITHRDLKPENILYYHPGADSRLLVTDFGLASFGGTGSEIPDRSDGGDHPGADRTWSLRTTCGTPEYMAPEVLLRRPYSCAVDMWALGVIAYIVLSGSMPFEDDSRTRLYRSIVRGKYSFHGDPWPSVSNLAKDFIQRLLPLDPASRLTADQAIRHPWVVTMAASSSMRNLHRSISQNLRQRTSRSSSRCMSSAVSSGESNGAGPGRLVSLEENQEQQQGRASGPTLPQRAVQTSSQRVPGASSPPN; from the exons ATGGGCTGCGGGAACAGTAAGGTGCTGCCTGAGGCATCCAAGAAGGGCTATGTAAGTGTAGTGCAATCGCTTGTGGCTTTTAGCAAAGCACATGATGATGAGCCGAAGAAGCGTGCGAAGAAGCAAAGAGGTCTGTGGTTTCCCACCGGCGTTAAGAATCTTCAACCAGCATCAAACAGCCAACAGCAGATACTCAGAGATGGACGACGCCAGGGCACAAAGTATAAGGACAAGTTTGATCCACGGGTGACAGCAAG ATACGACATCAAGGCTCTGATCGGTCGAGGAAGCTTCAGCCGCGTTGTGCGCGTGGAGCACAGGGCGACTCGCCAGCCCTTCGCCATTAAAATGATGGAGGTGGAGGCCCCGGAGGGCCGCGAGGTGTGCGCCTCGGAGCTGGCGGTGCTGCAGCGGGTGAGCCACTCTCATGTGATTCAGCTGATCGAGGTGTTTCAGTTCCCGCGGCGGGTTTACATGGTGCTGGAGCTGGCCACGGGCGGGGAGCTGCTGGACCGCGTCGTCAGCAGGGGCCACTTCACGGAGAGGGACGCTACGCAGGCCCTCCGGATGGTGCTGGCTGGGGTGGGGCACCTGCACAACCTGGGGATCACCCACAGGGACTTGAAGCCTGAGAATATTCTGTACTACCACCCCGGGGCCGACTCCAGGCTGCTCGTGACCGACTTTGGACTGGCCTCTTTTGGCGGCACAGGGTCTGAGATTCCTGACAGAAGCGACGGTGGAGACCACCCTGGAGCAGACAGGACTTGGTCCCTCAGAACCACCTGTGGAACCCCTGAGTACATGGCCCCGGAGGTGTTGCTAAGGAGACCCTATTCCTGTGCGGTGGACATGTGGGCGCTGGGCGTCATCGCCTACATCGTGCTGAGCGGATCCATGCCGTTTGAGGACGACAGTCGCACGCGGCTCTACAGATCCATTGTGAGAGGGAAATACAGCTTCCATGGAGAT CCTTGGCCCTCAGTGTCCAACCTGGCCAAGGACTTCATCCAACGCCTGCTGCCGTTGGACCCGGCTTCGCGCCTGACCGCCGACCAAGCCATCCGTCACCCCTGGGTGGTCACCATGGCAGCCAGCTCCTCCATGAGGAACCTCCATCGATCCATTTCTCAGAACCTCAGGCAGCGCACATCACGCAGCTCCTCCCGGTGCATGAGCAGCGCCGTGAGCTCTGGCGAGTCCAACGGCGCGGGCCCGGGGAGGCTGGTGTCGCTGGAGGAAAAccaagagcagcagcagggcagAGCATCTGGACCGACTCTGCCTCAGAGAGCCGTACAAACATCCAGCCAGAGGGTTCCAGGAGCATCATCACCACCCAACTAA